The DNA segment TCCGGTGCAGGCGACAGTTTCTGTGCCGGCTTTATCACAGCTCTGCTGAAGCAGTGCCACACGCTGGACGAATGCGTGGCCATTGGATTCGCATCTGCAGAGCGAGCGCTGCTGTCAGAGTCCGCAGTGCCAGACAGTTATATTAAAGAAGGCGACAACTTTGAGAGTTATTTCCAGCAGATTGAAGAAAAGATGCAGCGAAAGCGCATTTAGACAAGGACATGGACCAAGAGTTCCACTCAGGGTTTTCACTTTATTGTTAGTAGTATATGTAAATCGATGCATTTTATGTGTAGCTCATCAATGGGCCCAgctgaaaagtttttaataaatgagaTTTTTATAGAGATTGCTGATGAAATTTATGGCACACTTACAGCTTTATCACTTTGTCCTTGCCGCCAGAGGCGACTCTGGAACCATCGGGCGCCCAGTCGACGCCAAACACTTCGTCCGCATGTCCAGGCAGCTCCTGCGCCAGCTTCTTGCTCTGCACGCTCCAAACTGTAAATGGGGAATAGCTCAATAATAGCTCAAAATAAGCAAAGAAGTGAATTACCCTTCAAAGTGGAGTCCTTGCTGCCGGAGACTATTAGTCGCGAATCCGCTGACCAGGCGAGCGTATAGACGGCCTGCACATGACCGCGGAATGTGGCTATAAACTGACCATCGTGCGCACGCCAAAGCCGCACGGATTTGTCGAACGAGGCCGAGGCAATGAGCTTCACATCTGGCGAGTACTTGACATCGTTCACAACATTCTGATGGCCCGTCATGCGCTCCACGCACTTGTTCTGATTGTTGCGCCACAAGTACAAAGTGTTGTCATCCGAGCATGAGACGAGCGACTCCACTTCATCTGGACAAACGGCTTGGTAACGCttcaaagcagcagcagtcaacTCCTCAGCTAAAAGGATTTAATAATTAGCTAGCTACTTCGATATTTGTATAGAATAGTTTTTACTGCTTAGGTTGAGGTACCCCTTGAGGCGATCCTTGACTGGTTGGAAGGGTCCAGTGCGCAGCACGTAGTCGGTGCTCAGTGCTATATTGTTCACCCAGTGCGCGTGGCCAGAGAACGTGCGACACAAGATGCCATCAGCAGCGCGCCACATCTTCACAGTCCGATCTTTGGACGAGGTATACAACATGCCGGCACCACCCCATCGCACGGCTGTAACAGCATTCGTGTGGCCAGCAATGTTGAGCAGGCACTGACCCAGCTTCACATCCCATATACGACAATCGCCATCACTGCTTGCCGATGCCAGCTTGCGGCACTCTGGATTCTGATGATAAGGCTCCCAACTCAGTCCATTGATGTGCTTCTTGTGACCGCTGAGCGTACGTCCCACTTGCTGGCCTGTCTCCGGGTCCCAGATGATAATATTACCTGCCTTGCAGGCACTGGCCAAGCGTTTGCCGTCTGGGGCCCAAGCGACGCAGAGCACCCATTGTTTGTGGCCAGTGCAAGTGAAGTGTGGTGTCTCCGTGTTGAGATCCCAGAGGCGCACGGTCGTGTCGCCGCTGCCACTGGCCAGATGTGCGCCATTGGGACTGAAATGCAGCGATACAATAGCCTCAGCATGGCCAGGCATAGAGCTGGTACATCTGGTGACGGGACGCACTTTGAACAC comes from the Drosophila sulfurigaster albostrigata strain 15112-1811.04 chromosome 2L, ASM2355843v2, whole genome shotgun sequence genome and includes:
- the LOC133837852 gene encoding LOW QUALITY PROTEIN: protein Notchless (The sequence of the model RefSeq protein was modified relative to this genomic sequence to represent the inferred CDS: deleted 1 base in 1 codon), translated to MEAEPEQIVVPHTLQARLISETGEEAGPPIDLPSGITTQQLGLICNALLKNEETTPYLFFVGDDEIKKSLEDTLDLATVDTENVIDIVYQPQAVFKVRPVTRCTSSMPGHAEAIVSLHFSPNGAHLASGSGDTTVRLWDLNTETPHFTCTGHKQWVLCVAWAPDGKRLASACKAGNIIIWDPETGQQVGRTLSGHKKHINGLSWEPYHQNPECRKLASASSDGDCRIWDVKLGQCLLNIAGHTNAVTAVRWGGAGMLYTSSKDRTVKMWRAADGILCRTFSGHAHWVNNIALSTDYVLRTGPFQPVKDRLKGYLNLSTEELTAAALKRYQAVCPDEVESLVSCSDDNTLYLWRNNQNKCVERMTGHQNVVNDVKYSPDVKLIASASFDKSVRLWRAHDGQFIATFRGHVQAVYTLAWSADSRLIVSGSKDSTLKVWSVQSKKLAQELPGHADEVFGVDWAPDGSRVASGGKDKVIKLWAH